One segment of Pan paniscus chromosome 20, NHGRI_mPanPan1-v2.0_pri, whole genome shotgun sequence DNA contains the following:
- the LOC100988885 gene encoding oligosaccharyltransferase complex subunit OSTC-like, which yields MALAATNMETLYRVPFLVLECPNLKLKKPPWLHMPLAMTMYALVMVSYFLITRGIVYDVTVEPPGVGSMTDEQGHQRPVAFLAYRVSGLYYYGRTWIQLPVYNGRLRFHNPGPIECTKYPKTQ from the coding sequence ATGGCCCTTGCTGCCACCAACATGGAGACTTTGTACCGTGTCCCGTTCTTAGTGCTTGAATGTCCCAACCTGAAGCTGAAGAAGCCGCCCTGGCTGCACATGCCGTTGGCCATGACTATGTATGCTCTGGTGATGGTGTCTTACTTCCTCATCACCAGAGGAATCGTTTATGATGTTACGGTTGAACCGCCGGGTGTTGGCTCTATGACTGATGAACAAGGGCATCAGAGGCCAGTAGCTTTCTTGGCCTACAGAGTAAGTGGACTATATTATTATGGAAGGACTTGGATCCAGCTTCCTGTTTACAATGGGAGGCTTAGGTTTCATAATCCTGGACCGATCGAATGCACCAAATATCCCAAAACTCAATAG